GCAATGACCGGTTGAGCTAAATCTTGTAAGGCCATGTCTTTGAAAACGCCATTGCGCGGAACTACTGCTGTGCGGCGGGCTGCGAGAATAGAACAGCGGCTCATTCTTGTGTCTCAATCCATGTTTGCAAAGCCTGCAGGTCTGCTTTGCCCGAAGGTAATTTGGGTAAACTGTCCAGCCTGACAAAGCTTTTGGGAATGGCATGTTGTGTCAGGGATTGACTGCAAGTCTTGCGGAGTTCATCAAGCAGATCAGGATGATCTTTGGCCTCTATGATCGCAATGATGCGAGAGCCACGCAAGGCATCTTCCAGCGCCAGCACGGCACAGCCTTCCACTCGTTTGTGTCCAAGCAGAATTTGCTCGACATCTTGTAGAAATACATTGTGATCGGCAACGGTAACCATACGGCTTTTACGTCCCTTGAGATAGAGATAGCCCTTGTCATCCAGGTATCCCATTTCGCCAATGGTCAGGAAATCTCCCTCCCGGTAGGTATAGGCACTTTTACCCTGAGTATAGCCCTCAAACAAATAGGGACTGTTGATCCATATCTCTCCGGTTTCGAAAGGCTTGAAAGATTGGGAAGGTTGGTCTGGATGTCGAATGTGCAACGTGACTCCGGGATAGGGCCGCCCGACAGAGCCAACAGGAGTCGTCGGGTCGCTGAGCGTGAGGAAACTGGTTTCACTGGACCCATAGAATTCATGCAAACGGGCTTTGGGAAAAAGCTGCTTCATCTCAGCGAGCAAGGCCGCATCCAGTTTGCCACCGCCAATCATGAGAAGGCGCAAAGCAGGGAAAAGAGCCTGGTTTTTCGCTCTGGCGGCATGCGCAAGGAGCCGGAGTTGGGTCGGAGTGGCATAGAGAATGGAAATCTGATGCTCAAAGAGGCTAAGAAGTTGGGCCTTTGGGCTGGAGCTGTCCATCATGGCAATATCGGCGCCATGATGGAAAGCCTCTAACAAAGCATAGAGCGTGAGCGAATGCCCAATATGGCCGAGAGTGGCATAACGATCCTTGTCTGAAAGCGAAAACAGATCACCATTTTCCGCAAAGCTTCTTATCCAGCTTTGAGGTTTACGCCGGATGATCTTGGCTTTGCCGGTCGAGCCTGAGGTCTCGCAATAGAGCCATTGTTGGGCTTCTTCTTTGATGAAGAGGGGAGAAGGTCCGGTTTGACAAGTCTGAATGGAGTTTGTCGAATGCAAAGCCCGTTGAAGGCTATCAAAGAGATCTGCTTTTCCCGCCAGTAATGTCGTGGCGTTGCCAAGTCGAAAAGGGGACCTGTCCGTCATTCTGTTCAATCTGTTTATGTGTACCAGGAATGTTGCGGCGCCACTGTACCGCATTGCTCACCAATAGTGCATTAAATTTTAGAGACCTCAGAAAGGTCTTGTTTACTCCAGTTTCAGTCAGTTGCGCCCAGAAGCGGGTTTCGAGGCGGCTTTTCACGTTTATGCAAGTTCCTTTTGTTGTCATGACACCAAGACAAAGGAAGGCTTCTCAGGAAGTCTGACCATTTAATGATATTTGGCAATCAATAAGGATGCTGCACATGACTGCAGATATGGGGCAAATTGTAACCGGCTGGAAACCGCAATTTTCCAAATTGTGGAGCAAACACACTCTGGTGATTGAGCATAGTCTACACAAATCAGATTTGTTCAGCGAAGAGGCTTTGGCAAAATTGATCGAGAAAACTCCGCCTGAGCATTATAATCTCGCGACCATGGGCGAGGGAGATCCGAAGACCGCCGATTGGCGCGAAGGTGTTTTAGGAAGTGCTTCGGGCGCAGAGGCTATTGAAGCAATCAAGAAGGGACGCCTGTGGCTCAATATTCGCCATTGTCAGGATTTTGACCCTCGATACAAGGCTGTCTTGGATCAGCTCTTTGAAGAATTCGAAAGTCATGTTCCTGGCTTGAATACCTACAAGCGCAATATGGGCATTCTCATTACTTCTCCCAAATGCCAGACCCTCTACCATTTCGATCTCCCAGGGCAGCATCTTTGGCAGATTGCGGGGCGCAAGAAAGTCTATATCTATCCCAACCGCGAACCGTTTATCTCAGGAGTGGATCGCCAAAGAGTTCTGCTACGAGAGACGCGCGAGGAATTTCCTTTTGAGCCCTGGTATGATGATTATGCTGAAATCTATCATCTGGAACCGGGCCAGATGGCTTATTGGCCTCTACATGCGCCTCACCGGGTTGAGAATGAAGATTGTTTGAATATCTCGCTGACGCTGGAGCACTGGGATACCGAAGTGCGCAACGCCTATGCCGTGAATTATGGTAACGGCGTGCTGAAGCGCTTCTTTGGTTATGAAGCCAAGAATAACAAGCCAAGTGGACTGCATGTCTATCCGAAAGCCGCTTTATCCATGGCATATAAAAAACTGGGTTTTGAGAAATCCGGTTCTTACAAGGATGAGGTTGATTTCAAGCTTGACGCTAAGCAGCCTCAAGGATTCGCAGACATACCACTTACGGCCAAGTTTGCGTGATGTTGGAATGAGATCTAAAAAAGGCGGTTTGCGGAGCCGCCTTTTTTTGATCAGGACTGGGCGGAGCGCCAAGGCTGGGTCACCGAAATCCATTCTCTGGTTCTTGCTTCCGGATTGTCATTCAGCAAGATATCGGTAACGACTGCCGCACTGTCTGCACCAGCACGCAAGACATCAGGAGTACGCTCGGGGGTTAAACCACCAATGCCGACCAAAGGCATGTCTCCCAAAGCCTTCTTCCAAACCAGAAGCTTCTCCAATCCCTGCGGTGCCCAGGGCATCTTTTTCAAGATTGTCTGATAGATAGGACCAAGGGCGATATAGTTCGGCTTTGCATCCAAAGCAGCCTTCAACTCCGCCCCGTCATGAGAAGAGAGGCCAAGTTTCAGGTTTGCAGCACGAATAGCGTCGAGATCAGCGTCGGCAAGATCTTCCTGACCCAAATGTAGCCATTCACACTCTTCCTCAATTGCGAGTTGCCAATAATCATTGATCACCAGTTTGCAATCATGCGCGGCACAGATTGCTTTGGCAGCTTTGACTTGAGCACGGATATCGTCGTCAGGTTTGTCCTTGATGCGCAACTGCACCAATTTCACCCCAAGCGGCACCAAACGTTCGACCCAGTTTGCACTGTCGACAATCAGATAGAAGGGGTCGAGTATTTCAACGCTTCGAGATTGATCGCTCATTTTAAACCTCCCCAAATACAGCTTGGCCGATCACTGGAGTTGAAGGAACCGCCATATCCCGTGGCTCAAGCATGCCTGCCAAATAAGCCTGGCGTCCGGCATCAGTTGCCTTGCCAAAGGCTTCTCCCATCAAGGCTGGGTCACCTGCTTTCGCCACAGCCGTGTTCAGCAGCACTGCGTCAAAGCCCAGTTCCATCACTTGTGTTGCATGAGATGGGCGACCAAGACCAGCATCCACAATCATCGGGATTTCAGGAAAATTTCCGCGAATGGCGCGAAGGCCATGAACATTCACAGGCCCCTGTGCCGAGCCAATTGGGGCACACCAAGGCATCAAGACCTTGCAGCCCGCTTCCAGCAAACGTTCGGCCAGAACCAGATCATCGGTCATATAAGGAAAGACTTCAAACCCATCAGCAACCAGTTCTCGTGCTGCTTCCACCAGTGCAAAGATATCAGGCTGTAAGCTGTCGTGATGGCCAATCACTTCCAACTTGATCCAGTTGGTCTTGAACAGATCTCGAGCCATTTTGGCTGTCAGAATGGCTTCTTTGGCAGTATGGCAACCTGCGGTATTGGGCAGAATATGGACGCCAAGATTTTGGATCAGATCCCAAAAGCTGCCACCGCTGCTCTGGCCGTCCGCTCCTTTGGGCAGTTCCCGGCGCAAGGACACCGTAATGATTTCGGAACCTGACCGTTCGACCGCATTTGCCAATATGGCAGGAGAGGGATATTGCGCTGTTCCCAGCAACATACGAGACGAAACGATGCGACCATAGAGCGTGAGTTGATCATTGTTCATGGACATCAATCAGCCTCCCTGCATTGGGCTTAGAATTTCCACGCGCTGCCCTTCTTTCAGAAGAAAAGCGTCTCGATCTTCTGCGGCGACGAGTTCGCCATCAACGGCAGTGGCGAGCCAATCGCCGCTGAACTCCATCTCTTCAAGCAGGGATGAAAGGGTGGTAGCTTCGACCGTCGTGGTCTCGCCATTTACGATCAGTTTCATTGTCTCACCTTTTCGGCTGGTTCAGACAGATAGGATAGGGACGTTACGGGGAAGTCGGCATCTTGAACATTGTCAAGCGCCCAGTTGGCAGCGGCTTCTGCCAATAGCGGGCCCAGGGCATATCCATGACGATAATAGCCGTTGATCGAGAGGGTGCGGTTCTTCTCATCAAAATGCATCTTAGGCAGATTATCAGGAAAGGCAGGACGTACCCCGACCCCGGTTTCGATGATTTCTGCTTCACCAAAAGCAGGAACGACTGCATAGGCGGCGTTGAGAAATTCCATCATGGAGCGCGCTGTGATGGCGCCATCATGTTTGCTTTCAATCATGGTAGCCCCCACCATGAAGTGATGATTATCACGGGGCACGATGTAAAGCGGGATGCGTGGATGTAGAAGGCGCACTGTGCGGGTCAGGCTTACTTCTGGTGCATGCAAAAGCAGCATTTCACCACGCACCCCGCGCCGTTCAGGAAGGGGCGCACTCATCCCTCGGCAATCCAACTCCAAATCACATTGGCCCAACATGGATTGGTCGCAAGAAAAACGGATATCACCGCCTAATTCCTTGACTTTGCTTAAGAGTGTTTCCAACGCTATACGAGGATCCATATGAGCCTCACTTGCATAAAACAGACCTTGGCGGAAAGTGCTGTTCAAATCAGGCTCCAATTCGCGGATCTCTGACTCATCCACCAACTTGTGGCCATTGGTCATGCGAGAGAAGCGCGTCAGATCTGCTTGATCTCGAGGCGGTGCGACAACCAATGTACCGTGATGGCTGACCAGTCCTTCCTCGACCTTGTCCCACCAATCAATGGAACTGACGCCACGGCGCTCAATCACTTCTTCGGCGCTTTCCCGCTCGCAATAAGGGGCCAGCATGCCTCCTGCATACCAGGAGGCGTGCCCTGCGAGCGACGGACGTAATTCGCTGATGAGGATTTTTGCGTCGCGACGGGCAAATGAGAGCGCCGTGCAGAGGCCGGCAATGCCAGCACCACGAATATGAATATCGGGAAGAGGGGATAGATTTATGGCCGGGTGAGACAGGCCAGATGAGGTATTTATATTGGACATGAATTGCCTCGTCTAAAGCTTTCGACAAGGCTCATCCAACGAATGAGAGAATGCCAGGGTTAGATTGAGAAAACTAGTAAACCCATGATGAGTGGGACCCTTGGCAACAGCATCTCCCTCCGCCAGTATGAGCTGGATCAGGTTCTTCGGGTAACTGCGCTGGATCACTCCGCGGCACGACTCTCAGCCCCCTGTCGGGACTCCCCAAGCTGTTGCGGAGACAATGCTGACCAGGATCAGCATTGTCAATGCCAAAGGGCTCGGTCTTGGCTTTTTGGAAAAGTTTTCACATGCAGGGATTGCAAAGCAGGAGCAATAATTTGGCTAGGACCATGCCGCCTAGTTCACTTTCGGCCACTTGGTTGGACCACCTGCGTAGTCGCCGTCGCAATCATCCTTGACCCGCATTTCCTTCAAATTGAAGAAATAGGTGCCGTTCTGGTTCATCAAGGACCAGCGAGAGTAAGAGCCACAATCCCCGAGCCCACGGCCCTTGAAAAAGCTCTCCAGATTTTTGTTCTTGAAATCCCAGCTGATATTCCAGGCATCAGGCATTTCCTGCTTTGCTTGGGCTTTGCCATTCACTCTGAATGGAATCTGTGAGATCAGTTTGGTTGTGTCATTGGGCTCGAAGAACAGACTATATGGCTGGTTATAGGCGCCACCTGTTCCACAAGGCAGACTATAGAGCGTGCCGCCATCGCTCTTTCCTTTTGTTCCAATCTGCATCTTGAAGCCATCGCCAAAGGTCAGGCGCTCCATTTTCGTATCACTAAAGAAGCTACATTCCTTCTCTTCGCCTACAAACCAATTTGTCAATATTGATCGCGGCACTTGATCAAGCCGCGTAATGGACTCAATATTCAGCCGAGGGTTCGGCTTCTTGGTGCCGATGGCGTGAAAGGCATAGGGAGTATCCAGCAGATCCTGGAATTCATCGAGGAACAGCATGGAGGCCACAGTCCCCGCTAGCGAGAACTGGCTATCGATTTGCTCTCCATTCTTACGCAAGACTATCAAAGCCTGACTGCCTTTTTTCAGGTCTTCAATTGCAGAATCGACTACACTTTGCTGACTGACCACATAGTTTGTGGAACCGATTGCAGGATCATCTGGTTGAAGCTCGATATGCAGCAGTTCCTTATCGTCGATGAGGAAGTCGATCTGATCTCCTGCAGAAAATGCATCCTTAGCTTCCAGAACCAGTTCCAGAGGCGCAGAAAGTGGATTGTGGCGACGGATTGATAGCGTCGTGATGCCATTATACGCTTTGGCGGATGTAGAGACAGAGCAAGAGAGCGCTATCGTACACCAGGTCCGACTGTCCTTGAACTCGCGAAAACCGCCCGCATTGGTATTAGCTATGCCGATGAAACTTGCGATGCCAACAGAAGCAAGCAAGGCAAGCTGTCTGGATGCTAACCGGAAGGTTTTGGCTATTGGCCGAAGAGAAAACAGAAACGATTTGGTCATGAAAAGCCCCTTCGAATGTGAATGCCTATCCTGAAAATATGCATCATCTTCCGTCATGGACAGCTAACAGTCAAAAGGTTTGAGCCTTCAACGCTCAAATGGACCTTGTGGAAACCGCTCATATCACAGCAAGTCGCAAAACCAATGAAAAACCTGACCTTGATGAGTGATGATAGGCGGTCAACCTTGCCAATACCGGTTTGCGTCTTGCTGCATGAATATTTTCTCGCAGGAATGAGGAGAGAGAATGAAGGGAATGTGTAGGCCTGGGATTTCTCAGATAGTCGTGAAAATGCCCGCTCAATTGACTATGGCGGGCATTCGCGCGCATCGAAAAGCGCTGATGATTAGCGGGCCGAAAATTGAGCTAACTAGCCCAAGAGAGCGGCTTGTTCTTTTTTTCCAAATCCAACGGTAACGGTTTCGCCATCATCAAATACCGGGCGCTTGATCAATGTCGGATTGGCAAGCATCAATGCCTTTGCTTTCTCCATATTTGGATCGGCTTTTTCTTCGTCGGACAGAGCGCGCCAGGACGTTGAGCGGCGATTGAGCAGAAGTTCCCATCCGGCAGCTTCCAGCCAGCGATCAAGATCAGTCTCACTCAGTCCATCTACACGAAAGTCAACAAACTGATGTGCCTTACCTGTACCTTCAAATGCCTTGAGTGCCTTGCGACAGGTATCGCAGGTTTTGATGCCGTGAATTTTCATAAGCAGAATCCTGATAGAAATTGGGTGTTAGTTATCCTGAGACGAACGATAAGGCTTGAGTACCAATATGGATTGAATGATGGCCTGCTGTAACCCTTCATCAGGGCTTGCTGATACAGCATCGAGTGCGCTTTCAACATCCTTCTTCAGAATGCCGATGGTATTGTCCGGCTCAAATCCACAAACCGCAAACTCGATATCATGGAAATGGCTGCCCAGCCATGTCTGACCGGAGCTGTCATGCATCAGAGAGAGTAGCTTGTCATGATCGACTTCAAGCTCATCTGCCCAATCCAGAACTTGGCGCACGGCAACGGTGGAAGTCGCTGCAATGAAGTTGTTGAGCACCTTGGCGGTCATGCCAGCTCCGTAGTCTCCCATTCGATGAAGTTTGCTGCCCATGGTTTGGAAAAGTGGCGTTAGAGCGTCCAGCGTTTCATCCTCTCCGCCGAGCATGAAGGAAAGACGTGCTTCTTCTGCCGCAATCACTGCACCAGACATGGGAGCGTCGATCAGGGTTACGCTTTTCGGCACTCTCTCTCGCAGGCCTTTGATA
The sequence above is a segment of the Cohaesibacter gelatinilyticus genome. Coding sequences within it:
- a CDS encoding DUF1176 domain-containing protein, encoding MTKSFLFSLRPIAKTFRLASRQLALLASVGIASFIGIANTNAGGFREFKDSRTWCTIALSCSVSTSAKAYNGITTLSIRRHNPLSAPLELVLEAKDAFSAGDQIDFLIDDKELLHIELQPDDPAIGSTNYVVSQQSVVDSAIEDLKKGSQALIVLRKNGEQIDSQFSLAGTVASMLFLDEFQDLLDTPYAFHAIGTKKPNPRLNIESITRLDQVPRSILTNWFVGEEKECSFFSDTKMERLTFGDGFKMQIGTKGKSDGGTLYSLPCGTGGAYNQPYSLFFEPNDTTKLISQIPFRVNGKAQAKQEMPDAWNISWDFKNKNLESFFKGRGLGDCGSYSRWSLMNQNGTYFFNLKEMRVKDDCDGDYAGGPTKWPKVN
- a CDS encoding thiazole synthase, giving the protein MNNDQLTLYGRIVSSRMLLGTAQYPSPAILANAVERSGSEIITVSLRRELPKGADGQSSGGSFWDLIQNLGVHILPNTAGCHTAKEAILTAKMARDLFKTNWIKLEVIGHHDSLQPDIFALVEAARELVADGFEVFPYMTDDLVLAERLLEAGCKVLMPWCAPIGSAQGPVNVHGLRAIRGNFPEIPMIVDAGLGRPSHATQVMELGFDAVLLNTAVAKAGDPALMGEAFGKATDAGRQAYLAGMLEPRDMAVPSTPVIGQAVFGEV
- a CDS encoding NAD(P)-dependent oxidoreductase; translated protein: MQKQLKIGVAGCGRMGLPMAKAIKAGGFDVKGFDIRPNSEFGEFAPSMIEDINSLAAHSDVVLSIVRDITETDALLFDEQALLSQDQLPKILIICSTLSPKYIKGLRERVPKSVTLIDAPMSGAVIAAEEARLSFMLGGEDETLDALTPLFQTMGSKLHRMGDYGAGMTAKVLNNFIAATSTVAVRQVLDWADELEVDHDKLLSLMHDSSGQTWLGSHFHDIEFAVCGFEPDNTIGILKKDVESALDAVSASPDEGLQQAIIQSILVLKPYRSSQDN
- the thiS gene encoding sulfur carrier protein ThiS, translated to MKLIVNGETTTVEATTLSSLLEEMEFSGDWLATAVDGELVAAEDRDAFLLKEGQRVEILSPMQGG
- a CDS encoding class I adenylate-forming enzyme family protein → MTDRSPFRLGNATTLLAGKADLFDSLQRALHSTNSIQTCQTGPSPLFIKEEAQQWLYCETSGSTGKAKIIRRKPQSWIRSFAENGDLFSLSDKDRYATLGHIGHSLTLYALLEAFHHGADIAMMDSSSPKAQLLSLFEHQISILYATPTQLRLLAHAARAKNQALFPALRLLMIGGGKLDAALLAEMKQLFPKARLHEFYGSSETSFLTLSDPTTPVGSVGRPYPGVTLHIRHPDQPSQSFKPFETGEIWINSPYLFEGYTQGKSAYTYREGDFLTIGEMGYLDDKGYLYLKGRKSRMVTVADHNVFLQDVEQILLGHKRVEGCAVLALEDALRGSRIIAIIEAKDHPDLLDELRKTCSQSLTQHAIPKSFVRLDSLPKLPSGKADLQALQTWIETQE
- a CDS encoding arsenate reductase → MKIHGIKTCDTCRKALKAFEGTGKAHQFVDFRVDGLSETDLDRWLEAAGWELLLNRRSTSWRALSDEEKADPNMEKAKALMLANPTLIKRPVFDDGETVTVGFGKKEQAALLG
- a CDS encoding thiamine phosphate synthase, coding for MSDQSRSVEILDPFYLIVDSANWVERLVPLGVKLVQLRIKDKPDDDIRAQVKAAKAICAAHDCKLVINDYWQLAIEEECEWLHLGQEDLADADLDAIRAANLKLGLSSHDGAELKAALDAKPNYIALGPIYQTILKKMPWAPQGLEKLLVWKKALGDMPLVGIGGLTPERTPDVLRAGADSAAVVTDILLNDNPEARTREWISVTQPWRSAQS
- a CDS encoding FAD-dependent oxidoreductase, producing the protein MSNINTSSGLSHPAINLSPLPDIHIRGAGIAGLCTALSFARRDAKILISELRPSLAGHASWYAGGMLAPYCERESAEEVIERRGVSSIDWWDKVEEGLVSHHGTLVVAPPRDQADLTRFSRMTNGHKLVDESEIRELEPDLNSTFRQGLFYASEAHMDPRIALETLLSKVKELGGDIRFSCDQSMLGQCDLELDCRGMSAPLPERRGVRGEMLLLHAPEVSLTRTVRLLHPRIPLYIVPRDNHHFMVGATMIESKHDGAITARSMMEFLNAAYAVVPAFGEAEIIETGVGVRPAFPDNLPKMHFDEKNRTLSINGYYRHGYALGPLLAEAAANWALDNVQDADFPVTSLSYLSEPAEKVRQ